The following are encoded together in the Astyanax mexicanus isolate ESR-SI-001 chromosome 8, AstMex3_surface, whole genome shotgun sequence genome:
- the LOC103041736 gene encoding tubulin beta-2A chain codes for MTASSPLLLIGRQAAGEHDAVQSDWSSLPPCSGTECVLTLFTISSARAPHTLQQSRTHSHLQHQQRESREAAEQQNNMREIVHIQAGQCGNQIGAKFWEVISDEHGIDATGSYQGESELQLERINVYYNEATGSKFVPRAILVDLEPGTMDSVRSGPFGQIFRPDNFVFGQSGAGNNWAKGHYTEGAELVDSVLDVVRKESENCDCLQGFQLTHSLGGGTGSGMGTLLISKIREEYPDRIMNTFSVMPSPKVSDTVVEPYNATLSVHQLVENTDETFSIDNEALYDICFRTLKLTTPTYGDLNHLVSATMSGVTTCLRFPGQLNADLRKLAVNMVPFPRLHFFMPGFAPLTSRGSQQYRALSVPELTQQMFDAKNMMAACDPRHGRYLTVAAIFRGRMSMKEVDEQMLSVQNKNSSYFVEWIPNNVKTAVCDIPPRGLKMSATFIGNSTAIQELFRRISEQFTAMFRRKAFLHWYTGEGMDEMEFTEAESNMNDLVSEYQQYQDATADEMGEYEEDELEDEEDVRQDARQEVRH; via the exons CTCACactcttcaccatcagcagcGCGAGAGCACCTCACACCCTGCAGCAGAGCCGCACACACTCCCATCTGCAGCATCAGCAGCGCGAGAGCCGAGAGGCAGCAGAGCAACAGAACAACATGCGCGAGATCGTCCACATCCAGGCCGGACAGTGCGGCAACCAGATCGGAgccaag TTCTGGGAGGTGATCAGTGATGAGCATGGCATCGACGCTACAGGAAGCTACCAGGGGGAGAGCGAACTGCAGCTGGAGAGAATCAACGTTTATTACAACGAAGCTACAG GCAGTAAGTTTGTCCCTCGGGCCATCCTGGTGGATCTGGAGCCTGGTACCATGGATTCCGTTCGCTCCGGCCCATTTGGGCAAATCTTCAGGCCGGATAACTTCGTATTCG GTCAGAGTGGGGCTGGAAACAACTGGGCCAAAGGTCACTACACAGAAGGGGCGGAGCTGGTTGACTCTGTGCTAGATGTGGTGCGGAAGGAGTCTGAGAACTGCGACTGCCTGCAGGGCTTCCAGCTGACCCACTCGCTGGGTGGTGGCACTGGCTCAGGAATGGGCACCCTGCTGATCAGCAAGATCCGTGAAGAGTACCCGGACCGGATTATGAACACCTTCAGTGTAATGCCCTCACCTAAAGTGTCAGACACGGTGGTGGAGCCCTACAACGCCACGCTGTCCGTCCACCAGCTGGTGGAGAACACGGACGAAACCTTCAGCATTGACAATGAAGCTCTTTACGACATCTGCTTCCGCACCCTCAAGCTGACGACCCCAACATACGGAGACCTCAACCACCTCGTTTCCGCCACCATGAGTGGAGTCACCACCTGCCTGCGGTTCCCAGGGCAACTCAATGCAGACCTGCGTAAACTAGCAGTCAACATGGTGCCCTTCCCTCGTCTTCACTTCTTCATGCCTGGCTTCGCTCCTTTGACCAGCAGGGGGAGCCAACAGTACCGTGCACTCTCTGTACCAGAACTGACACAGCAGATGTTCGATGCAAAGAACATGATGGCAGCCTGTGACCCACGCCACGGCCGTTACCTTACCGTTGCTGCCATCTTCCGTGGCCGCATGTCAATGAAGGAGGTGGACGAGCAGATGTTGAGTGTtcagaacaaaaacagcagctACTTCGTGGAATGGATCCCTAACAACGTCAAGACGGCTGTCTGCGATATCCCGCCCCGCGGCCTCAAGATGTCCGCCACCTTCATTGGGAACAGCACCGCCATCCAGGAGCTGTTCCGCCGCATCTCGGAGCAGTTTACCGCCATGTTCCGCCGCAAGGCCTTCCTGCACTGGTACACGGGCGAGGGCATGGACGAGATGGAGTTCACTGAAGCCGAGAGTAACATGAACGACCTGGTGTCTGAATATCAGCAATACCAGGACGCCACCGCTGATGAAATGGGGGAGTATGAGGAAGATGAGCTGGAGGACGAGGAAGACGTTCGCCAAGATGCTCGCCAAGAGGTTCGCCACTGA